In a single window of the Penaeus monodon isolate SGIC_2016 chromosome 3, NSTDA_Pmon_1, whole genome shotgun sequence genome:
- the LOC119595217 gene encoding uncharacterized protein LOC119595217, translated as MMQVEAAVSSRGSRCPHRYTYVGGKCLLAMPLASATWETARALCLNADGGDLALLPDTGSLVAVTPFLFPAPTTSASYWVGGKSQAAAEDWTWVDGSPVRVEMSVLLPLEERAVDGGEECLALVEGRNEALLVATSCGGSRGALCQYPPPVLYAARAPATPPRWLYDTSPPVIAFHDNAFDLEDHDFRISDVIF; from the exons ATGATGCAG GTCGAGGCCGCCGTTTCGTCACGAGGCTCAAGGTGTCCGCACCGCTACACTTACGTCGGCGGGAAGTGCCTCCTAGCCATGCCCCTCGCGTCGGCGACCTGGGAAACCGCACGTGCCCTTTGCCTCAACGCAGACGGAGGCGACTTGGCTCTTCTACCTGACACCGGGTCCCTGGTAGCTGTCacgcccttcctcttccccgcGCCCACGACGTCGGCATCGTATTGGGTGGGCGGAAAGAGCCAAGCAGCTGCCGAAGACTGGACGTGGGTCGATGGGTCCCCCGTCCGAGTGGAGATGAGCGTGTTGCTGCCGCTGGAGGAGAGGGCCGTGGACGGGGGTGAGGAGTGTCTGGCGCTGGTGGAAGGGCGCAACGAGGCCTTACTTGTGGCCACGTCGTGCGGGGGATCTCGAGGCGCCCTCTGCCAGTACCCTCCGCCTGTGCTCTACGCCGCTCGCGCTCCTGCTACGCCGCCCCGATGGCTTTACGACACCAGCCCGCCCGTCATCGCCTTCCACGATAATGCCTTTGATCTCGAAGACCACGACTTTAGGATCTCGGACGTAATCTTTTAG